A single window of Granulicella sibirica DNA harbors:
- a CDS encoding glycosyltransferase family 39 protein — protein sequence MTTIQQPADSDARPSSGLSDRLRHVFQLPAPAVVWEFCILLGVSLFLLCFGLSPLTGGDRLGLVGADEPRYAQIAREMLASHEEACAAAHTSMWPGSLRPADIEAAYHCILGGTVTPVLYGQPWLEKPALYYWRAMGFFKEFGVSDWSARLPSTSGAFALIFLIYLHMKRFRPGGQLDAALITASSLAIIAFARGASTDMQLAAPFCIGMLGWYAWYETGKKFWLFDLYFFGAAATLAKGPVAPFLALAIISLFLGLRREWSALRRTIWVPGIILYLVMVLPWYIAVQKRNPTFYRSFFLEHNLERFATNRYQHHQPFWYYLAVLILGLMPWTVVSIRALFSALQVCLAEWRVRKDPKRYLGHSRAGDAFPEFLVLWALFPILFFSFSGSKLPGYILPSIPPITILTGDYLNRIRRRGLTNSLLWSHAIVCAVLVFVLVLAPQHMKYETLVPSALWLVCAGVAAVTMGAVVLFMTRRWGTTQMTNATLIPVVATLIFLLGFYGKELDLNYSARPLANEIARQAPGVEVVALQNVKRDMDYGLAFYRNRPTVHYPVDGVPQGEHLLVLRANDTETLDRYLAGRIYKPLFLYESQGLEIYRVYANDATASALPASTAELAAGPIR from the coding sequence CGGCGTCAGCCTGTTTCTCCTCTGCTTCGGCCTCTCCCCGCTCACGGGCGGCGACCGCCTCGGTCTCGTCGGCGCCGACGAGCCACGCTACGCGCAGATCGCGCGCGAGATGCTTGCCTCGCACGAGGAGGCATGCGCTGCCGCTCACACCAGCATGTGGCCCGGCAGCCTCCGCCCCGCCGACATTGAGGCGGCTTACCACTGCATCCTTGGCGGAACGGTCACGCCCGTGCTCTATGGCCAGCCCTGGCTTGAAAAGCCTGCCCTCTACTACTGGCGCGCGATGGGTTTCTTCAAGGAGTTCGGCGTCTCCGACTGGTCTGCCCGCCTGCCCTCCACCTCCGGTGCCTTTGCACTCATCTTCCTGATCTACCTGCACATGAAGCGCTTCCGCCCGGGCGGGCAGCTCGACGCGGCGCTGATCACCGCGTCCTCCCTTGCCATCATCGCCTTCGCCCGCGGCGCGTCGACGGACATGCAGCTCGCCGCGCCCTTCTGCATCGGCATGCTCGGCTGGTATGCCTGGTACGAGACCGGTAAGAAGTTCTGGCTCTTCGACCTTTACTTCTTCGGAGCCGCGGCCACCCTCGCCAAGGGACCCGTCGCCCCGTTCCTCGCGCTCGCCATCATCAGCCTCTTCCTCGGCCTGCGCCGCGAGTGGTCGGCTCTCCGGCGAACCATCTGGGTTCCCGGCATCATCCTGTACCTCGTCATGGTCCTGCCCTGGTACATCGCCGTCCAGAAGCGCAACCCGACTTTCTATCGATCCTTCTTTCTCGAACACAACCTCGAGCGCTTCGCCACCAACCGGTACCAGCACCATCAACCCTTCTGGTACTACCTGGCCGTCCTCATCCTCGGCCTCATGCCCTGGACCGTCGTCTCCATCCGGGCCCTCTTCAGCGCACTCCAGGTCTGCCTCGCCGAGTGGCGCGTCCGCAAAGACCCCAAACGCTATCTCGGTCATTCCCGCGCCGGCGACGCCTTTCCCGAGTTCCTCGTCCTCTGGGCTCTCTTTCCCATCCTCTTCTTCTCCTTCTCCGGCTCCAAACTCCCCGGCTACATCCTCCCATCCATCCCTCCCATCACCATCCTTACCGGCGACTATCTCAACCGCATCCGCCGCCGCGGCCTCACCAATTCGCTTCTCTGGTCCCACGCCATCGTCTGCGCTGTCCTGGTATTCGTTCTCGTCCTTGCCCCACAGCATATGAAGTACGAGACGCTCGTTCCCTCGGCGCTATGGCTCGTCTGCGCGGGCGTCGCCGCCGTCACCATGGGCGCCGTTGTTCTCTTCATGACCCGCCGCTGGGGAACGACGCAGATGACCAACGCGACGCTGATCCCCGTCGTCGCGACGCTCATCTTCCTTCTCGGCTTCTACGGCAAGGAGCTTGATCTCAACTACTCGGCTCGCCCCCTCGCCAACGAGATCGCCCGCCAGGCTCCCGGTGTCGAGGTCGTCGCGCTTCAAAATGTGAAGCGTGACATGGACTACGGTCTCGCCTTTTACCGCAACCGTCCGACTGTCCACTATCCGGTCGACGGAGTTCCACAGGGTGAACATCTGCTGGTCCTCCGTGCGAATGACACGGAAACTCTGGATCGCTATCTTGCCGGGCGCATCTACAAACCTCTATTCCTGTATGAGTCACAGGGGCTTGAGATCTACCGGGTGTACGCGAACGACGCAACCGCGTCGGCCCTGCCGGCATCCACGGCGGAACTCGCTGCCGGGCCGATCCGATAG